The Anoplopoma fimbria isolate UVic2021 breed Golden Eagle Sablefish chromosome 10, Afim_UVic_2022, whole genome shotgun sequence sequence TTCAGCGTACCGTCACTGTTTCCCTATGAGGGAAGACTTttattaacaaacacacaggctgGCTATGGAGCATGACCTTCGGAGCACACACAAAGGCGTGGTCCCCATGGCAACCGGCGCTTCGTGTCCCAGGAGACCCATGGGTGGAAGAGGTAACACCGAGAGAGGAGGGGGCAGAGGTGGTTTCAGGGCGAGCTCAGGATACAAGTAAAGGTCAGGGTTCACACTCACACGGGTTCCTCTTCAGTATTTTACAGGAAGtaaaaggtgtttgtgtgtgtgtgtttgggtgtgtgtttgcgtgtgagTGTGCGGATTTATAGGAAAGAGTGGGATGTGAGTCCTCAGACAATTTTGTTCTCCAGCAAGGCGATCCTCTTCGACATACTGTCTAGTAAGATTTTGTCAAGGACAGCAACaatgaagacaaagacacaaaacatgatAACAACATTAGATCCCTCCCTCCAGACATCCTATTCTCACACAATTCACCCGTTGTaaaggatatatttttttgttagtgCCTGCAGGGCGTCTTCTACTTTCTTTTGGAACTTTACCAGGGTGTCACATTCGCAAGGGTCCTCCTCTGTAGAAACAGAAAGTACAAGTTCAAGTTCTGGATTATTGTACCTGTATGTATTGAAATGACTTgattgtaaaataatgtttgtatttaatcaTCATGTGTGACCTTGACAAATGTTTATCTGCAGCTTCTTGGCGATCTGGGTCATAGCTTTGAAGTCAGCAGTGTAGAAGTAGTGCTCTCCAGTCGGCTCAGAGGCGATCTCCTTCAGCTCGTCCTCCACTGCGTTGCCCACTCCAACGGCGTACATCTTGAAACCTGCAACAGTAGAAGTAGGGTTTGGATTGGATCTACTTACACTACACTCATTCATTAAGAAGTGATCCGTCCTCTCCCACTCACCATGCTCCTTGGCCTTCTTGGCGGCGTCTCCGATGTAGTCCTGGCTGCGTCCGTCAGTGAAGACGATGCCCACCTTGGCGACTCCGGGCCGGGCGCCCTGACCGCCGCTGAAGCTGTTGTCCGTCAGATAGCGGAGAGCCTGGCCCGTCATGGTTCCCCTCTCCATGTAGGCCATCTTCTTCACGGCGTCCTTCAGGTCCTTCTTGTTGTTGTAGCGGCCCAGGGAGAACTCCTGcgggagggagacagaaacaTGACGTTGATGCGGACGAGAGGGAGGTTGAATGTTAGGTTGACACTGAAATggcaaacacaaagacatgccTGTCTGACTGAGCTGGAGTACTGAACCAGTCCGACGTGAGCCTTGCTTTCAGAAACGTCCAGTTTGTCTATGATCTGGTTGATCCACTTCTTGACCAGCTCAAAGTTCTCGGGACGCACACTCTTAGAGCCATCGATCAGGAACACCACATCTGTTGCTGCGTTGCTGCAAGCTGGTGATGTCGGACACACAACAGGGCATGTTACTCTGGTAGCACAATTGCTACACTTGGACAAAtactttcaaacacacacacacacagacacacaaacacacactcaccactgCAGCTGCGACCATTGTCCATGAGGGTAAAGCCATCTTTGCAGGCACACTTGTATGATCCCGGGGAGCTGATGCATACCTGCTCACAGTCATGATCCCCAGTGGCACACAGGTccgacactgtgtgtgtgtttgtgtgcgtacAGAACACACATAGAATATATGttgaggcacacacacacacacacagagggagggggggggtggtTGGGGTTAGGAGGAGAGAATGAAACTATGTCAGTTTGAGAAACGGGAAAATCTAGCTATGATTATTTAATGATCCACTGTGACCTGCAGCCAACAGTTTTGAATATGTGCGGATGACGCATGAATCCAGTGGATCCTTAAAACAAACAGGTGGAGAAGATTGGAGTAGcctcaaaataaacaagatcTATTTTGCCTGTTTCTAAATGTGAGGCGCAGGCTCGTCCAATAACAGTCCAACACTGTCGTCATGCAGCGCTGCCCCTTGGATGAAACATCTGCAGCGAGATTGGCTGCTGCAAAAGTGAATGGCAGGCAGCAGGCAAAAACTGCCGCAGACTGGGAGAGCCAAGGGGCATCACTAATTGGAGGTTTAATGATTGTCACTAATGGATCGGTAATTGCAGAGAGATCAGTCTCGCCCCTCGGTTATGTGAGTGTTGACTGAAGAACAGGAGCGAATTTCATTTCCTAAAGGTTGTTCCAGCCTTTAAATGCCCTCGTGCAGTGGGAGTAATTATTGAGTTGAAGCAGTTGAATGAATAAACTGTAGTCTTGTTTGAGGGAGAGCAGAGGAACAACTTATAGGAATGAAAAGATGACAGTCCTGAGACCTTACCCTCAGTATAGGGCGGCAGCTCTCTCCACAGTGATGAAGGATAATGATGATGACCCACCCTGACAGTGATTCTTCTCAAACATCTTTGCCTATTTCCATCACTAAAGACTAATCAAAGTTTACTGTATCTGTCCCTCTAACTTTAACAGTCAAGCCCTcatctttccttcttcttcttcctccacttcctcttcctccttccatcTTACCACAGAAGGCCTCCTGGAACTTCGTGGTGAGCTTCTCGATGACGCTGTAGCTCTCCACGTAGTCCACGTGGTCGTCCAGAGGATCGCTGGCCATCTGCTTCAGGGTGCTCATGTCCACGCGtcccacaccgatggcaaagatCTCAATACCGGCATCCCGTGCACGCTGGGCCACATCCTTCACGTTGTCCTGGGGACGCCCGTCTGTCACAATAATGGCAACCTGCGAAGGACGAGGAGCAAAATTAGATTAAGAAATGATCATAATGATGGGATATGTTGAGTTGCATGTGTAAATGCATGGAAATGTTTGTCTGACCTTGCTGATGTCAGGAGATTTGACGCGAGCGCCCTCGCTCTCACTGAAGGCCACATTCATGGCAAACTGGATGGACAGACCAGTCATTGTTCCAGTGGACAGGGGCTCGATCTTGGTCACGGCCTTAATCAGCCCAGCTTTGGTGCGGTGCGTCTTCAGAGACACCTACAGTTGCATAACAGAAAGGGCATTAATATCGAATACAAATGAATATAAACTGTTCAGTGCTGGTGAAGGCTAGCGGCGCCCCGTACCTCGTTCTTGACGCGGCTGGCATAGTTGACGACTCCCACACGGGTGGCGTTGGGTCCAACATCAAGCCCCTCGATGACCTTAACCAGGAAGACCTTGACCTGCTCAAACTCTGCAGGGCGAACGCTCCGACTGCTGTCGATGATGAAGACAATGTCCGTGGGACGAGTTTTGCACAAACCTGCCGCTACACACGAAGACAAGAGGACGGTAAAAAGATTATTATGGATTCATATATTAATAGTTTTCATAACACTTAAGCATCCACATACTGATTCAGAAATGTAAATGgatagaagaaaaataaaatgtttgaaaaagtgaGAAAAGGGAGGAGGGTGGGAGGACCAATGGGAGAAAGGAGGTAttgagaggagaagggagggtcGAGGGGATGGAGGCTGGAGAGAAAGTggaaggaaacagaaaaacaggatGCAGGGAGGCAACAGGGGTGGAGAAAGATTAGGttggaggaagagatggagaaaggcaaggcaaaaaaacaaggatGAAGGACAGTGGAATTTAGtagaaataatgaattattaaatacaattattgaTTGAAAACTGAACAAAATCACAAAGAAAGTGAGATGTCCCTTAAAGCTCAGACAAAGTGACTCTTGagttaagatgttttttttctcattttttctgaaaaacCTTTTACTGTTCACATGCAAACACCTGATGGAGCTACCTTATGAGTGTGAAAGACAGAGAACTGTTTTGTGATCATTTGtattgatgataataataataataataataataataataataataataaaaaagttcaGGGAGGATGTGTTTGATTTTCAGTGATGGTTCAGGCATTCGAGGCCTCGTTAAATGAATCGCTAAAACATCCAGTGTCCGTTTAACATCACTGATCTCCCTTCTCACCCttcacctctctccctcccttcagtTTTTTCTCCCACCTATTTCTacatcgcacacacacacacacacacacacacacacccacacacacagcgtaCCAACTACCAAACTCCATCCTGAAACAGTCATCCAAACAccagaacaaaaaacactttaatataatgtattatagtGTCTTTAATACTGGCTGACTAATCACCTCAAAGTAATAAATGCACAAAGACACTGAAAAGTAATTATATTCTTGACTTTTTCCATTACTCCCCTTCAATTATGTACGGTACCTCTGGGAATTTATACCGCTCTACAGCAATGCAACTAGTtaacacacatcacacagtcaTGGATTTATGGACAAGAATGAACTCAGACCAGAGGGATATTCTTCTAAAATGCTGTTACCTCTGTACAAAGTCAAGTATTCACTTAATACTTGAATTAATCATTATGTCAATTCTGAGGGCAACTGAACACCGGAGATATATCATTCTTAAGGATAAGCAGTGAAAACCAGTGTTAGATGTCAGGTATCTCACCATCAGAGACTCTGAGTCctcagaaaacaaacttttaggGTTAAAGGTCATCATTCTTACCCATGGCGGCGGCCGTGCGGAGGTCCACGGTGGCTTGAGCCCCTACaaggcagagcagcagcaggaacaaCGGCGGGGTAGGCGTCATGGTGATGGCGACGGCGGGGTGACGAGAGGGTCTGAGCGTGTCCGCAGACGGTCCTAGAGTGAGGAGGCAGAAAGGAGACGGAGCAGGGCGAAGGGAGTTCCAGGCCAGGGGATGGCAAGAAAGTGAGCCTGAGTGACTCTGAGCTGCAGGTTATCAATGCAAGTGCTTCACACACTCAGCCCCCCTCTCTATAGCGGCAGTGTacgtgtgtaaatgtgtgagtgtttgtggttgtgcatgggaaagagagggaaatacCTGCTCTGGGAGGACCTAAAAGGGCGGCCaaggaaagacaaacacacctTGATATGGCTAGGACGTACGTGAgcgtgtacagtatgtgtgtgtgtgtgtgtgtgtgtgtgtgtgtgtgtgtgtgtgtgtgtgtgtgtgtgtgtgtgtgtgtgtgtgtgtgtgtgtgtgtgtgggggtacAGGAGCGGCTGGAGTTTGGTGCATAGTGGGCACCAACGCAGCCGCCCCAGGTTGGATTTGGCCAAAGCTCAAATAAACACCAACATGaattcctcttttctccccGAGTTCCCTCGTatagcaaacacacatttatggtGCGGAAGTGAAAGAGAGCCACCAAACACAGCCCGCAGTGTTCCCGCTGCTCTCCACGttgggaggtgtgtgtgtgcattttttttttgcataagcATGCATTTCTGTAAAAACCTGAAGTATACAAGCCAATTTGTGGATTCTGTGGAAGTTCAGCTCAGTCCAGCTCCTGAATCATTCATAACATTTTGTCACTTGGCTGgtcatttttctctcctccatatTTTCTCCCATCCTTCCTCTTCTgcatttttgtagatttttaaagttttgacttttcaaatattttccgATCATATTTAGCCTAAAACAGCACAACATATAAAGATCAACGATCAAATAACATTTCCACCCCCTGAGTCTTCTTCCCGCCTTTTCCCCCATTACTCTCCTCTCCACTGTCAGGTAGGCGGTGGGCCCCAGCGGAGTAAACACAGAAGGAAAACACACCTTCATCAATACTCACATACACATCCTTAATCTCTATAGactccacatacacacaaaacagagaCCCCTCTTTTTCCTCCGACATCCCGCTCCACCCGACCCAACCCTGCATTCCTCTGCACCtacctttcctcctcctcctacacacacacacacacacacacacacacacacacacacacacacacacacacacacacacacacacacacacacacgacatgAACAAGCATCAATTGAGGGGGTTAGTCTGGGAGGGGCTCAGGCTGTACAGTAACTGGCCAGACAGATTTCCTACTGAACTGAACAAGCTgtaaaacgtgtgtgtgtgcgtgtgtgtgcgtgtgtgtgtgtgtgtgtgcgtgtgtgtgttatggtGGTGATCGGTTGGACATGAAAGATTCAAGATGTTATTCCTGGACAGCGTGTGATCTCTGGTAATGGGCTTTTTGACTTAAGAGAagacaccacaaacacacacctacacataTTCCTGCAAGTagccaaaaatgtattcagtagatttatataaacacacacacacacacacacacacacacacacacacacacacacacacacacacacacacacacacacacacaggttatgTAACCCCCCCGTCTGCTTGGCATGCcggacaaacacaaacataagcTGGACGAGCTATACCTGCATCCATAAGTGTACGTGTCTATTTCACAGCGCCacgaaattgaaaaaaaaatcaggtgcACGTGTTTAGAGTTATAAAGGTTGTGTTTGTCATACTCCCTATTAAAATGTTGGAAGGTCAGTTGCAATTTACAAAGTAGAACTGATAACTAAAGATTTCTTACATTATGATGTTTCAATGAATAATTTAGTCCACCATATGTCAGAGAGTAGGATTACTTTTTATAATCTACCAACAGTccaacaatacattttgaaatgttttgtattgtctGACCAATAGTCACAAAGTGAGTGctttacaataatgtaaaacattacatttatactTGAAATAggaaatgtttggcatttttgacCTTCAATGACTCGGATAAAATTTAGCTGAAAACAATATATCAATATCGGACAATTAATCATCAACAACTAATTAAGtccattttaaagcaaaaatgtttctGGTTTCAGCTCCTCTGATTTCTCTGATTTCTTATATGATgccaaaattaaaatgaacGGGTTCAGACTGCTGGTTGGAGAAAAATTTGAAGATCATTACTATGATTTCTGAGAGATTACAATGGGActtcttttttaccttttaagaGAACGATTTATCAACTAACGGAGATGGCCCCAGATTCATGGATTCTCAAAATGGTTGTTGATTATTGGCATCATTTTTAGAACCAATACAATGGTTTAACTTTCACACTCACAGTTACAGTTTCTCCGTGACCATATTATTTTCAGTAACAAAACAGAAatctaatataaaaacaaagcatatttgctttttactgaaaaaggaaacattcCTGTAAGACGTCTTTTATTGCCAACAGCCAAACCACCGCGGGGAGCTCAGTTTAGAGGATATTCATCACAATAGCTCTGCCAGACCCATAGTGTTAATGGAAACCAgtctaaaacaaacacattcctcCATCTCAGACACACTGCATACCAATAGCCATCTTTATACAAGGCCACATTCAAATAACAACTTTCAGAAAATATTCTTACTATCAACATGGTGAGGTGAGATATTTAATCCGAGTCAAATCTGGTCCTTCCACTGTTTGCCTTGGTGTTTACACTGTTTTTGAACAGGCAAGTCTGTTCATATATATCCAGTAAGTTGTTGCTGTTTTCCCCAGCCTCACTCTCCCTGGTGTCCCCTGATCTTCCAAACCCAACACAAGTCTATTTGTTGTATCTTTtctaaacaaaccaaacatcaaCATCCTAATGCCTCCTGAACCAGAGAACCAAAGCACTGGAGGATCTCCAAACCACGCTTCAGCTTTGTTCCACAACCGACATTATTACCTCCAATCACTTATATCAATAAACCTCATCAACTAATGTCAACAAACTCCATTACTGGACTGTAtcaaagcagtgtgtgtgtgtgtgtgtgtgtgtgtgtgtgtgtgtgtgtgtgtgtgtgtgtgtgtgtgtgtgtgtgtgtgtgtgtgtgtgtgtgtgtgtgtgtgtgtgtgtgtgtgttcatacagtCCCAGTGTTTGGAAAGACTGCGATGACTTCGTGTTTGACCACATCCATAAATATTGAAACAAGTTCCCTTTCTTCAAATCTCAGAATACTGAGTAAATATTGACACGCTGGAATCGGGTTGGACTAAAGCATCCCATACCTGTGAttacacactctctctcaaacacacacacacacacacacacacacacacacacacacacacacacacacacacacacacacatatgtatatatatatatgtgcttacacacacacacacgtgcctTCCAGCTGTGATCTAAGCACTCTCTGTTCACCACAGGGAAGTCCTGGAAAAATTAATTACAAAGTTAAACCTACATGAAACCCTCCTCAGTCACACATGCTAACTCACTGACACATGAAGGCTGAAACTGTGCACACTGACACAagagacagatacacacagtGATGGGCttcacatgaacacaaatacaACCTAAATCCAGTGTAGAAATGTTGCTACACTGAGTTTGAATA is a genomic window containing:
- the matn1 gene encoding cartilage matrix protein, which codes for MTPTPPLFLLLLCLVGAQATVDLRTAAAMAAGLCKTRPTDIVFIIDSSRSVRPAEFEQVKVFLVKVIEGLDVGPNATRVGVVNYASRVKNEVSLKTHRTKAGLIKAVTKIEPLSTGTMTGLSIQFAMNVAFSESEGARVKSPDISKVAIIVTDGRPQDNVKDVAQRARDAGIEIFAIGVGRVDMSTLKQMASDPLDDHVDYVESYSVIEKLTTKFQEAFCVSDLCATGDHDCEQVCISSPGSYKCACKDGFTLMDNGRSCSACSNAATDVVFLIDGSKSVRPENFELVKKWINQIIDKLDVSESKAHVGLVQYSSSVRQEFSLGRYNNKKDLKDAVKKMAYMERGTMTGQALRYLTDNSFSGGQGARPGVAKVGIVFTDGRSQDYIGDAAKKAKEHGFKMYAVGVGNAVEDELKEIASEPTGEHYFYTADFKAMTQIAKKLQINICQEEDPCECDTLVKFQKKVEDALQALTKKLDSMSKRIALLENKIV